The genomic region GCTTTTTCCAACTTAAATGCCGGTATGCTTCATCCACCAGTTGAGATTCAATTATTTTATACCTGCCATAATTAGCTAGTTTTGTGCCACGTGGTGACGTTGCCAGTGATTTACCCCACTGAAAGTAATCCTCCCAAGTGGGGGAATTAGAATAACCTTCCAGGCGTCGATACACATTCTTTGAGGCGAAAAAACAACATTCTTGAAGATAGGCAGTTAGATGTTTCTCCCTGAGTTTGTCTTCTTGTTGTCTGAGAAAAAGCAATAGGTTTGTAGCAATCACCTCCTCATTTCTCTCTAACCCCCTGTCTAATAGTAACCTTATATTCCTCTCTAGTGATGGCTCAATTTGCCAGCAGGTATCGGGTAACTGTTTTCCCTTGAGTTTTTTGAGAAACAGAAAGGAGGAAAACCGCATGACTCAATGGGATGGATTCATGGTGGAAGTAGAATGGGGATTTTTGCTTAACCCTTTCCCCTTCTACCCACTTATCCCTAATACTTTTGTCATTTATGCACCACAAAGAAACTTCTTCTTCCACAGATACGCCGCCACAACATCGAATAAAGTCACCAGTTAGTCTGGTGTGGGGTTAGTCTGGTAGGTGGGGGTTAAAGTTAAACTATAATTCGTATCCCGGTTAACAATTATATTCCACTACAACCATGTCTTTTGTGCCTCTACATCTTCATACTGAGTATAGTCTACTAGATGGCGCCTCTCAGATTCCGGCTTTGATAAAACGCGCGGCGGAGTTACAACTGCCTGCCATTGCCATTACTGATCATGGTGTGATGTATGGTGCAATACAATTAATTAAACATTGCCTGGAGAAAGGAATCAAACCCATTATCGGCAATGAGATGTATGTCATCAACGGCGATATTACCACCCGCCACAAGCGAATCAAAAAATACCACCAGGTGGTTTTAGCAAAAGATAAGCAAGGTTATCGCAATCTAGTCAAACTCACCACCATTTCCCATCTTCAAGGATACCAAGGCAGTGGCATTTTTGCCCGTCCTTGTATTAATAAAGATTTACTTAAAAAATACAAAGAGGGATTAATTGTCACTAGTGCCTGTTTAGGGGGAGAAATTCCCCAAAATATTCTAGCAGGAAACTATAAAAAAGCCAGAGAGATTGCTAAGTGGTACAGAGATGTTTTTGCCGATGATTTTTATTTAGAAATACAGGATCATGGCTATAGGGAGGACAGAATTGTCAATGTGGAGTTGGTAAAAATAGGAAAAGAATTAGACATTAAGATTATTGCCACTAATGATTCCCACTATGTTTCCTGTTATGATGTAGAAGCTCATGATGCCCTTTTATGTATTCAAACCAATAAGAGAATAGATGAGGAAAATAGACTTAGATACTCTGGCACAGAATACCTTAAATCCGCGGAAGAGATGCGGCTTTTATTCAGAGATCATCTGGATAGCGATGTAGTTGAACAGGCTATCAAAAACACCTTGGAAATAGCAGAAAAAGTCAAACCCTATGACCTTCTAGGAGAATTCCGACTGCCTAAATTTGAAGTTCCACCTGGACACACTCCAGCCACCTATTTACACGAAATTGCTTGGGAAGGATTGTTAAAAAGACTAAAATGTGTCCAACGCGGTGAAGTGCCAAAAGAGTACCGAGAAAGGCTAGAATATGAGCTAAAAATGATTGAGAAGATGGGATTTTCCACCTACTTTTTAGTAGTTTGGGACTATATAAAATTTGCTAGAGATAATAATATTCCAGTGGGACCGGGAAGAGGCTCAGCCGCAGGCTCACTAGTGGCATATTCTCTAGGAATTACTAACATTGACCCTGTTTATCATGGCCTATTATTTGAACGATTTTTAAATCCCGAGCGGAAATCTATGCCTGATATTGACACAGATTTCTGTTTTGAAAAAAGACAACAGGTTGTTAAATATGTCACCGAAAAATATGGGGAAGCTAATGTGGCCCAAATTATAACTTTTAACCGTATGACTTCAAGGGCAGTGTTAAAAGATGTAGCCAGGGTGATGGGAATACCCTATGCAGAGGCAGATAATATGAGTAAATTAATCCCAGTATCCAGGGGAAAACCCACTAGATTAGAAGTGATGATTTCCGATGAAACCCCCTCCCCAGAGTTTAAGGAAAAATACGAAAATGACCCTCTAGTAAAGCGTTGGATTGACATGGCAATTAGACTAGAAGGCACTAACAAAACCGTGGGAGTTCATGCTGCCGGAGTGGTTATTTCCAGTCAGCCTTTGGACGAAATTGTGCCTCTACAACGCAACGAGGAGGGCGCTATTACTACTCAGTATTCCATGGAAGATTTAGAGTCTTTGGGATTGCTAAAAATGGACTTTCTGGGACTAAAAAATCTGACCAACATCCATAAGACTGCTGAGTTAATCAAACAAAATCAAAACCTAGAAATAAATGTAGAGGAATTGCCCCTAGGAGAAAGAAAAGCCTTAGAAATTATCTCCAGGGGTAATAGCAAAAAATTGCCGGAAGACGTGGCAAAAACCCACAAACTACTAGAGTCAGGAGACTTAGAAGGCATCTTCCAATTGGAATCGGAGGGGATGAAACAAATCGTCAAAGACTTAAAACCGTCGGGCATTGAAGATATATCCTCCATTTTAGCCCTATATCGCCCCGGACCACTGGATGCAGGCCTAATACCCCTGTTTATAAATCGCAAACATGGTAGGGAGCCTATCACATATGAGCATCCCCTACTAGAACCCATTTTAAAGGAAACCTATGGCGTTTTGGTATATCAAGAACAAATCATGAAAATGGCACAAGACTTGGCAGGTTATACCCTAGGAGAAGCCGATTTACTCCGTCGCGCCATGGGTAAGAAAAAGCCAGAAGAAATGAAGAAACACCGGGAAAAATTTATTGATGGTGCGGTCAAAAATGGGGTGCCCGAGGATATTGCTGAAAAACTATTTGAACAAATGCTAAACTTCGCCGAATATTGTCTGAGTTATGACACGGAAATTTTAACTGTAGAATATGGGGCACTTCCCATTGGCAAAATCGTCGAAGAAAATATAAAATGTCATGTATATACTGTGGACGAAAATGGCTTTGTTTACACCCAACCCATAGCCCAATGGCACCATCGCGGCTTGCAGGAAGTCTTTGAATACGAATTAGAAGACGGCAGAATAGTTAGGGCTACACCAGACCACAAAATTATGACAAAAGATGGTAGAATGTTGCCCATTGACGAAGTTTTCTCCAAAGGACTAGAACTATTTGAATGCCCCTTCCAAATTCCCACTGGGAATATGAAAAGTTAACGGTTATTTTTTATACTGAACCTCAGTTTCCTCTGACACTTTTTCCTGTTCA from Geminocystis sp. M7585_C2015_104 harbors:
- a CDS encoding DNA polymerase III subunit alpha, yielding MSFVPLHLHTEYSLLDGASQIPALIKRAAELQLPAIAITDHGVMYGAIQLIKHCLEKGIKPIIGNEMYVINGDITTRHKRIKKYHQVVLAKDKQGYRNLVKLTTISHLQGYQGSGIFARPCINKDLLKKYKEGLIVTSACLGGEIPQNILAGNYKKAREIAKWYRDVFADDFYLEIQDHGYREDRIVNVELVKIGKELDIKIIATNDSHYVSCYDVEAHDALLCIQTNKRIDEENRLRYSGTEYLKSAEEMRLLFRDHLDSDVVEQAIKNTLEIAEKVKPYDLLGEFRLPKFEVPPGHTPATYLHEIAWEGLLKRLKCVQRGEVPKEYRERLEYELKMIEKMGFSTYFLVVWDYIKFARDNNIPVGPGRGSAAGSLVAYSLGITNIDPVYHGLLFERFLNPERKSMPDIDTDFCFEKRQQVVKYVTEKYGEANVAQIITFNRMTSRAVLKDVARVMGIPYAEADNMSKLIPVSRGKPTRLEVMISDETPSPEFKEKYENDPLVKRWIDMAIRLEGTNKTVGVHAAGVVISSQPLDEIVPLQRNEEGAITTQYSMEDLESLGLLKMDFLGLKNLTNIHKTAELIKQNQNLEINVEELPLGERKALEIISRGNSKKLPEDVAKTHKLLESGDLEGIFQLESEGMKQIVKDLKPSGIEDISSILALYRPGPLDAGLIPLFINRKHGREPITYEHPLLEPILKETYGVLVYQEQIMKMAQDLAGYTLGEADLLRRAMGKKKPEEMKKHREKFIDGAVKNGVPEDIAEKLFEQMLNFAEYCLSYDTEILTVEYGALPIGKIVEENIKCHVYTVDENGFVYTQPIAQWHHRGLQEVFEYELEDGRIVRATPDHKIMTKDGRMLPIDEVFSKGLELFECPFQIPTGNMKS